The following is a genomic window from Neurospora crassa OR74A linkage group III, whole genome shotgun sequence.
ATCTGGGCACTAGCAAGCCTGATCAGAGTTTCGGGTAGCTCCACGCTTGTGTCGAGAAGTAGAAGATTTCTGGCGACTGGGCTTTCATAGCCGAGTTTGGCAATGAGGCGCAGGTAGCACTCCAGCATCATGGCGGATTCAGGTTCAGTTTCGGCCTGATCGCTGCTGGGCTTTGCATGGTGACGGACAAGCTGAGACGGGGCGGGAAGTGGCTTGGTTTGGAGTTTCTCCATGAAGAACTTGAGTTCCTTGAAGATTTGGTTCCAAGTCAAGGAGGCTGAGCGTTTCAACTTGCCCCCCGAGTGAGTGGTTTCGTCGAGCAAGAAGTTGTGGGCGGCTGTCGCGCATTCTTCATTAGCAGCAAGAGCTTGCAGCATCTCGCAGAAGGCGCTGACCAGAGGGGTGGAAGCTCTCCTGGACGCCCAATTCAAGAAGCCGGCGAGGTTGCTTTCGGTATCTTCCCAGAAAGTCATGGCTGCGTCCGGTCGGCCATCGTAGGCGTAGGCAATGATCATGAGGAAGCGTTCCAGATCAAGGTCCTGCTCGTGTGTTTGGCTCAACTGGCGctgctcgtcctcctccgtccTCAACTTACGCAAAACGTCTGGGATATTGGAGATGGCAGCATCGATGAGTACCTCGAGGTGTGTCATTAGACAGGAGTGGAAATGAGGCGCGAAGGGCAGAGCTTCAGATGCCAGAGGCGTAGTCTTGCGCTGCAACCATTGACGCATTCCCCAGCGTGTAGGGTCCTGCCAGTCCTGATTATGCGCATGGCAGTCGGCGGCAACGGCGAGAAGATAGTCGAAGGCGCCGTCCTTCAGGGCATCCATGAATTGTTTTGTcctctcctcgtcctccttgtCCAGGTTGATGCCCCGCGCTTCGTAGCCGGCGTAATCATCGTGATACCAGCCGCTATACTCGGCGATCCACCATGCGCGCACCGCAGCGCCGAGACTCGGTATCGCCCAGACATCCTCGGCTGTCCTTCCACAGATAAACTCGTTCAGTTGTCGTGCCGGCTCAACGTCTCCACCACCCACATTGGAACCAAAGGTTGCGATATAGGCACCAAGTACCGGGATGAGATGCACTTGGGTGAGGTGTCAGTCTTTGCTTGCAAGGTCCAGAGAGGATGGAGATCAAGGAAGGCTTACCTAAAAGGTGATCGTATTTATCTACTTTCCTCAGGAGCTGGATGAACTCCTTGAAATCCTTGGACTCGGCTTGCTTCTTCTCGACTGCGGCACACAGTATGAGGGACAGGGTTTCGTGTTGCTCTATTAGCTTGAGGCGCATGATCTCAGACGGTTCTTGCTGGTCCATCCGCTTGGAGACGTTGGGCTGAAACAGGACATTTTGAGCTGCCACCTTCTCCCCGATACTTTGCAGAGTCGACCTGATGGCTTGGAGTCCGGCCACACATTTGGGCACGAATTTCTGGGCGCCGGCCTGGGGCTTGCTACCCTGGGCGGGAATGCCAAAGATCCTCTCGTCGACAACCTGGCCAAAGCCTTCCTGCACCGAGGGGTCGATGTCCTCGTCGTTTGCTATCTGGATGCAAAGGCGCATACAGTCGAGCAGGTAACTCCGCTCGTTTTGGAAGCGGAGGAGGCCGCACACCCACAAGGGACGGTCGAAACTGGCCTGGTCGCCCTCGGCATCGGCATCGAGAAGGACACGGGCAGCCTCGACTTCGTCGAGATCGAGCTCATCGGCAAGCTTAAGGGCGTCGTTGATGAAGCTCTGGGTGACGGAATATTCCTCGTCCTGAACCTTGATCCTGCCACTCTGTAGGGCCGTCCTGCTGGTGGGGTTCCGGGGTGGCTTGTCTAGGAACTTGCTGAAGGAATCCGCGTGCTGCTCGAGCAGCTGCTCGACGGTCTGGAGTTCTTCATAGCGCTGCTGGCTGACAGCCTGGAGCTCGGTGTGGAGGGCGTAGAGAGATTCGAATTTACGTAGTTCGGCCATAGTTGTCgttgggtaggtaggtaggtaggtaggtaggtaggtaggtagaggaaAGAGATCGAACGAGGGTGGATGGGCGTgctgtcggtggtggtgttggtggtggtggtggtgatcaaGCGCCTCAGCGCATTTTTCGAAGACGTGTGGAAGACTGCGGCGGCCGTGGTTGCGCTTCCGTTTTCTGTATGCGCACACCCAATCCAAAGAAGCGCTTCTTGCGCAACTGGATCTCGAATCTCGGTGGGTTGGTGCCTGGtttgtgggtgtgggtgtcCGTCCTGTCGTGTTCCAATTAGTCCAAGCACGAGCCGGCGCGTGTTTGGAGGATTTTTCGGGTTGGAGGTGGTTCGTGATGTTGGAGCAGGAAGAGGGGACTGCGGATTGGCGACAACCGAGTTGGTGACGCGCTTCACCTTCAAGTTGTTGCTTGGAGACGAGGACGGGTGCCCGTCGTCAATTAAGGGAAGTACGGGCAGCCGGGCAATGATAGGTGCCATGTGCCGCGCGGCAGAAGTGGAATGCCCTGCCCGGAGGTGCGCTGCTTTCAACTCAGGTACCTCTATAGCGATTACTTAGCGGGTGCTACAGTGGTACAACGCCTACGGATGCCCGGTGGTGACTGTCAGGCCGTctgacgggacgggacgcTGGAAAAAGTTTGGCGGTGAGCGATTCTGCCGCGTGTTGCGGCGCGCCAAGACGTTCGCATCGACTTcagttgtttttgttgtcgaAAGTGGAAAGTCAGCAGTCCACCGAGAGAAGGAGCTGTGATGAGAGGTGGTCATAGCTTCACCAGGCAGTAGCAtcagttccttccttccttccttcagaTGGTCATCAAGATGCACTTTTTTCGTACCTACTTGGTACCTAagattacctaggtaggtaaagacTGAAATATCGGAATCTCAAACTTGTTTCTCTCCAaatcccttcttttctttcctggACATGACATTTCCTCTCCCGGTCCTCCTCccagaaacaaaaaaaaaaaaaaaaaaaaaacgactGTCGCCCATCACACGCGTTCCcgtcagcagcaacagcagcgctGTAATCTCATGTTATAGCGCCTCATGATACCCTGGCAGTAGTTGTCTTTTTTCGCCCATCTTCTCACCTTTCAACCACTTTGAGGTTCTCTTCCccatcttcttttctctcctcgGCATGTATTGGATTTGCCAAAACACAAAAACCGTGCTGCTCAAGTGCCGAATTGCTTTGCCATTACGGTGTTATTGACGGACCAAAAGCATCGTCGTGCCCATACATGGCTTCCTTGACAACCACCACCCTGGCTGCCTTGTCCGTTTAGATTCCAGGCATCGCAGTGGCCGTGTTTGGCTTTGAGCCACTTCAtactttttctctttttctctccttttcttttctttcctttcttgttATTATTGTTTATttatccccccctccccctcaaaCAGGTATTCTCCCGCACCTGTTCAACCATATCATCGCCCCCCTCACCATGGCCCCAGCAACCGAGACGGTAGACTTCAAGAAGCTCATCGGTAGGCCAAGAGAAATAGCAAACAAGACTGCATTGTGATAGTTACCCTGACACAACACACAGTCACTCTTAACGGGAAGACCATCACCGGACGGACTAGCGCTCTTAAGAGTGAGTGGCCCGTACATAAAACAACAGATtttgtatgtgtgtgtgtggccGCCAGACTAACGGCTCGTGGTTCAGGCTTGATATCGTACTTCAAGGGCGACGAAACAGGCTCCCAGGCCGAAAGTCACAGCCAGAAATTGTTTGATGACAAGACATATCATTATGTCTATGAGGCTCTCTTCACCTGCGCCCTCACCGAAAAAGCAGACTACTTCAGCTGCTTGAAATCTTCGAAAAGCGACAGCGTACGCAATAGCTGTGTTAAAAGACTCGAGGGCTGCGCCGAAGCACTCCGTCTAGCTGTTCAACATGGTGCCTACAAGATCAAAAGGAAAACAGCAACGGCCATCGCCGATCATATCACGCAAACTCTTCTAGATTCCGACGACAACTTCTTCGAGCCCCTTCTCAAGGGATACGTCAAGGTGTTGAGCGCCTTTCTAAACATCCAGGTCAACGTCGAAAACCTAGCCGCTTTCGGAGGCGAAAAGTGGGAATCTTCAATCGACTTGTGCCTGAATGCCATCTCCCGCTTTCTAGAGGCTGCCGAACACGACTCGGGCACTTCAGTCCGCGCTTCCCCAGCCCCGGGAACACCTGCTACCTCGAGAGCGGGCTCTGTTGGACCATTATCCGCATCTGTCCAGGTGAATGGCCAACTGGCCATCGAATTCCTAGCATGTGTCAAGGCACTCACATCAGCGTCGAATGCGCCAGTTTTGAGGAGAGCAAAAAGGATCTCTCAGCTTGTGCTTCGCCTGCTCACCCTTCGTCACATCAAGCTAGGCGAGCTGCAAAGGGATTCCTTCTCCATCCTTAACAACATCTTAGTGCGGGTACAGACCGAAAGTATAGCCCTGACCAACACGATAACCACGGCACTGGTCCCAGTGTTATCGCACTGCTGGCAACCTCGGTCTTTATCTCGAGACGCCATGTCGACTTCCCTCAAGGATGAGATGCTCAAGACCCTATATGGAATACACTTGTACTTGGAGAGTTTGCTTCGGGAGGCGACGGATGATAAGCTCTTGCAAGATACCGAAGATTTGCTCGACTCGTTATGGTCCGAGTACTCCAGGCGGGATGACAAAACCCGCCTTCAGCTCGGAGACGTCACCTTCTCAGCGATGCAACTGCACCCAGATCACCCATTGACTATGGTATTCGGCTTACGTCCATATCACCTAGCCGGGGAACAGAACTGGGCCTTGCTTGAGAACATTGCCCTTTTGGAGATAGTCTACGCAAAGAACTCTCAACGCGATCGTCAACACCTAGAAGATGAGCCGGACAAACCACGGAAGAGGCGCCGAGTGATAGGAAGCTCGAACCGAATACACCAAAAGCTTATGTCGCAGGATCCCGCGGTACAACTCACCGCTCTACAGCTTATACCATTTCTGTCCGCGTTGAAGCATCCATCTCtcgaggaggtcaagggGGCATTGGTGGATTTGTCACAGTTCATTTCTGCGAAACAAGGCTTGGTAGCTTCGTGGGCAATGATTGCATGCTCTAGCCTGGCGGCTCACAAAACGTCCCGCGACCCATCCCTTTCTGCCATGTGGAAGCAAGCATGGCACATTGGCATCAGATCCCTGAGCTTACCCTCTACGAGCCGCTCTGCATGCGTCCTTTTGAACTGGATTCTGAAAGCGAAGCTACTTTCTGACCATGAAATAGCTGGCGACGTCAATCAGATCATCACGACTGCCGATATCAGCGGACCGGCAATGCTCGTTGACTCGGCCCCTGTGCTGATGTTGACCTTACTGCGGATCCGCAACGCCATCTTCCCCAATGCCAGTCAATCAACTTCCAGTCACGTTATTCGATGGGTTTTCTTGAAGTGGAATCCATGCGAGTCCGCATATGCTTCAGTTCATGGCGTACATGCAGCACCGGTTGACCTTATCAACCTCCTGCGGGCTTGCTATGAGATGCCGCCTCTTCGTATGAACACATCTCTCACTGTCTTTGACGGCCCCGTTGCTCAGTTCCGAGCAGTCCAAAAGCAGCGTCATGCGATGCTACGGTATCTGTTGCTCTTGGAAGATGAAGCCCCCCCAGAGGACTCACACAAAGCAACATCAACTGATCAGCCAAAAAGAGAGGAAATCCGGGCTGCTGATTCGTCGAGTTCTCACTCGGCAAAGCGGCTGATTCTGGAACTGCTCTTCCCAAAGCTTGATGAACTATTACAGATGGTAGAATTATGGCATAAGCGTGGTGAAAGCGACAGCGCAGCCCCTGTGTCTACGGATCGCCTCGTTAGCGTCGCTTCGACTTGTATTGTCGGAGCATTCATCATGCCCGAGCTCGTGGGTCTCAACTCTTCCATGTCGAGGGATCTAGAGAAAACCGTGTTTGGTATTGTTGAGGGCATGATAAAGGCGATTGCTGAGTCTCCCCAGAGTGAAGATTTCTTCAATCTTGTCCTTGAAGTCTCTGCGCCCTACATCCCTACCCTGGGTGAGGCTGAGCTAACTCATTTTAAACGCGAGGAACCATATGCCCTCAGGCTTTTTGCCACAGTTTCAAACAGTTTGCTGGAGAAAACCCGACGAGAATCCCCCACGGACAGCGATCCAGCGTCTATGGATCTTGATGATGAGTTCGACTCCCAGGAAACTCGAAAAAGTACAACAGCGGGGAAAAGGTTCCTATCCAGAAGGGACATCACACTCAAACACACTCCCGAGGCCTTTTACCTCGACACCAGCCTTCGGCTACACCTACTTAGGATCATCCGTGCGGATGACGGGGAGCTTGGCCGGGTGCCTGATCCGATCGTGGATCACCTTCTGGAGCTCTCCGACGAGGATCTCTTGTCTTGCCGGCTTTTCATGCAGGAGTTGTTCGCATCCGATGTTGTCACACCTGTTGATCTCGCGATAAGGATGATTGAAAGGATCGCTGCGACGATCAGCAACAACCAATATACCTGTTGTGAAGCTGCCATGTGTACTGTGATGGACATCATGGAGGGATTCATCACCATGTGGACCGATGAGGAGCTCGAGATCTCGAATTTGGTTGGCGACATTTACGACCATCTCATAAAACGTGCATTGCCCAACAACTCTCTTTCATCTACCGCACAGATCTGGTTTTCGAGACTTCTCTTCCGTCTACTGGAGGTCAATCCTATGTTTGCTTCACAGGTTCTGAAGCTTCCTTCCACCAGATCTACGCTTCTGACGATCTTAAGAGACGCACCCATGGATGTCAAGTTCTTTATTGGCATTAACCTGCCGAGAATCTTTGGGATGCATGTTCTTCAAACTCACGACGACATAATTGTCGAAATCCTCGAAGTGCTTCCCGGTGAAGGAATGGAGGGTATTGCGTTCCGTCTGTTTGTACTGGCGGAACTCGCGTGCAAATGGCCTACATTGCTTCGTCGGTGTGCTTATCACATTTTCGAGACACCTGGGAAGAACCAAACATCGGCAAGCCATGCGACAAGTTGCTTGAAGCGGGTGTCGAGATGCCTCAATCTCAGCAGCCCTCAAGAGTTGTTCACGATTTTTGCTCCCCAGATACTCTATACTTGGCTAGCGATCGACTCCATCGACGAGATTCCATACAGCATATTTGGGTTTTCGAACCTGGCAGAGCTCCTTTCCAAGAGCCAGTCAGAAGCTGTTGGTATAATGATCATGCGTGGCCATGAAACGGACGCTCGCGAGCTGGCTAAAACTTTGAAGCTTAGTATACAAGAGTTGGTCACGCAGAACTTCAGCAAGATCGTGGCGTACAGCATTGCACAAGACTCCAGTCTTCCAAACGAAGTCACTGGAGAGAGCCGCGTGAGGAGAATCATCGGGGCGGAGCCTTACAGCAGCAACATAATTCTTAACTTCGCTGACATCCTGGCAATCTTTTTCGAGATATGCGACCAAGAGTATCCTATCGAAGACTCGTTTCGCAAAGATGCCGCCAACTTTGCCTATGCAGCGGATATCATGGACAAAATCAAAGCGTTTGGTCATCTGGACACAATGCTTCCACCAAACCAGCAGCCAAGTTATAAGGCCAAGTTTCTCAAGCGGCAGATACTACACCTCGTAAAGAGGACCAACTACGAGCTACATGATATATGGACACCCGCTCTTGTTGTATTCGTAGCCCGAAAACTGCTGAACACGATTCACCCGGCATTAGGTCCATTGCATGCCTGTTCCGTGCTGCGGAAGATCCGCGTGCTCATTTGCTTAGCAGGCGACACGGCCCTGTATGGCTACCCTCTAGAGATGCTGCTGCATTCTCTACGGGCTTTCGTGGTTGATCCGGAGTGCGCTGATGATGCCCTGGGAATCACCCAGTATCTCATTACTGAGGGAAGCGATCATCTAATCcgatttccttctttccttgctGGATATGCTCTTTCATGCTTGGCTGATCTTCGCGTATTCCTCGAGTCGAGCCAATCTAGTACAACGCAGGAGAGCCAGTTCAAAGCGACAAAATCAAAGGCGCAGCTCTTTCACGCATGGTTTTCCAAATATCTGGCCAACTACACCACCAATGCATGGAAGGATAAGACACAAAAGGAAGCTTTCGAGGCCATCACCCAGTCTGCTGCTAATATTCGTGTCATGGGTAATGCAGAGAAGGGTACCCACGAGAGCAAGTTGCTACTGGAGATTCTCAAGGATTGGGGTCGACAGCACCAGCTCCTGAACGGGCCGGCTCGATCGGTTGCTCTGTCAATACTCTGTGGGTCTTTTAATGTTCCACCACCAAGTCGCTTGGACGTGATCCAAAGCGACGAAGAGGCGTTAGCTCATGGTGCTGCTGTCTGGATGAGCTGTGGTTCCAAGAAGCTTAGCAGCGAGTACTTGGCATGGGCCGGGCGAGTGATCGGTCGATCATATGCAGCCTCAGGCGACGTACCACCAGAGCTCTTGCGTGAATCGCGCCTTCAGGAGTATCGGAAGAAATCCCCGGTAAACTTTGATTTCATGGAGTCAGAGGAGGCCCTTCTTAGCCTTATTGAAGCCCTTACTGCAAGTAGCGACGGCTTTAGGGCTGGATTGGCTGAGGCTGCCCTTCGTGTAGCAGTATCGGATGCCCTCCATGAGAACGATCGTCCTTTGATCACCGCCTGTCAAAAGAGTCTTTCAGAGTCGTTGCTAGTAGCATCGGAATGGGGAGAGCTTCGAATACCCCGGTCCGATCGCTTCAGTGTCGAACACCCTAATGAGACCGAGATATTCTCTGCGGAATTTCTGGAAAGTCCGGAGTGGGCACAGCAACTCACCACACTCTTAGCCCAGTCAGTACCGGGGAGCGTCGCACTCAGAGTACTGCCTCCCATCTTGACAAAGGTCAAGGGCTTTGCTGAGCAAGCATTCCCCTTCATCGTTCACAATGTGCTGGAATACGAGCTAGATCAGACCCAAGGGATGAAGCAGAAGCTTTCGGAAGCCTTGAAGGAATGGCTGACCTCCACTTCACCAGCAGCCAGGGACAACCAGAAGCTCCTGATCAACACAATTCTGTACCTAAGAACACAGGCAAATCCAAATGAGACATCTATAGCAGATCGATTACATTGGCTCGAGGTCAACTTCTCAATCGCCGCGGCCGCTGCTACGCGATGCGGGATGTATAAAGTTGCTCTGCTGTTCGCCGAGTTGGCATCCACTGAGATTACACGCCAGTCTCGCCGTTCGTCCGCGATTCAGGGACTCGGGGATACGAGCGAGATTTTGTTGGATATTTTTGAGAATATCGATGATCCGGATGCCTACTACGGCTTAACCCAGGACGCTTCGCTT
Proteins encoded in this region:
- the mus-21 gene encoding mutagen sensitive-21 protein, translated to MAPATETVDFKKLIVTLNGKTITGRTSALKSLISYFKGDETGSQAESHSQKLFDDKTYHYVYEALFTCALTEKADYFSCLKSSKSDSVRNSCVKRLEGCAEALRLAVQHGAYKIKRKTATAIADHITQTLLDSDDNFFEPLLKGYVKVLSAFLNIQVNVENLAAFGGEKWESSIDLCLNAISRFLEAAEHDSGTSVRASPAPGTPATSRAGSVGPLSASVQVNGQLAIEFLACVKALTSASNAPVLRRAKRISQLVLRLLTLRHIKLGELQRDSFSILNNILVRVQTESIALTNTITTALVPVLSHCWQPRSLSRDAMSTSLKDEMLKTLYGIHLYLESLLREATDDKLLQDTEDLLDSLWSEYSRRDDKTRLQLGDVTFSAMQLHPDHPLTMVFGLRPYHLAGEQNWALLENIALLEIVYAKNSQRDRQHLEDEPDKPRKRRRVIGSSNRIHQKLMSQDPAVQLTALQLIPFLSALKHPSLEEVKGALVDLSQFISAKQGLVASWAMIACSSLAAHKTSRDPSLSAMWKQAWHIGIRSLSLPSTSRSACVLLNWILKAKLLSDHEIAGDVNQIITTADISGPAMLVDSAPVLMLTLLRIRNAIFPNASQSTSSHVIRWVFLKWNPCESAYASVHGVHAAPVDLINLLRACYEMPPLRMNTSLTVFDGPVAQFRAVQKQRHAMLRYLLLLEDEAPPEDSHKATSTDQPKREEIRAADSSSSHSAKRLILELLFPKLDELLQMVELWHKRGESDSAAPVSTDRLVSVASTCIVGAFIMPELVGLNSSMSRDLEKTVFGIVEGMIKAIAESPQSEDFFNLVLEVSAPYIPTLGEAELTHFKREEPYALRLFATVSNSLLEKTRRESPTDSDPASMDLDDEFDSQETRKSTTAGKRFLSRRDITLKHTPEAFYLDTSLRLHLLRIIRADDGELGRVPDPIVDHLLELSDEDLLSCRLFMQELFASDVVTPVDLAIRMIERIAATISNNQYTCCEAAMCTVMDIMEGFITMWTDEELEISNLVGDIYDHLIKRALPNNSLSSTAQIWFSRLLFRLLEVNPMFASQVLKLPSTRSTLLTILRDAPMDVKFFIGINLPRIFGMHVLQTHDDIIVEILEVLPGEGMEGIAFRLFVLAELACKWPTLLRRCAYHIFETPGKNQTSASHATSCLKRVSRCLNLSSPQELFTIFAPQILYTWLAIDSIDEIPYSIFGFSNLAELLSKSQSEAVGIMIMRGHETDARELAKTLKLSIQELVTQNFSKIVAYSIAQDSSLPNEVTGESRVRRIIGAEPYSSNIILNFADILAIFFEICDQEYPIEDSFRKDAANFAYAADIMDKIKAFGHLDTMLPPNQQPSYKAKFLKRQILHLVKRTNYELHDIWTPALVVFVARKLLNTIHPALGPLHACSVLRKIRVLICLAGDTALYGYPLEMLLHSLRAFVVDPECADDALGITQYLITEGSDHLIRFPSFLAGYALSCLADLRVFLESSQSSTTQESQFKATKSKAQLFHAWFSKYLANYTTNAWKDKTQKEAFEAITQSAANIRVMGNAEKGTHESKLLLEILKDWGRQHQLLNGPARSVALSILCGSFNVPPPSRLDVIQSDEEALAHGAAVWMSCGSKKLSSEYLAWAGRVIGRSYAASGDVPPELLRESRLQEYRKKSPVNFDFMESEEALLSLIEALTASSDGFRAGLAEAALRVAVSDALHENDRPLITACQKSLSESLLVASEWGELRIPRSDRFSVEHPNETEIFSAEFLESPEWAQQLTTLLAQSVPGSVALRVLPPILTKVKGFAEQAFPFIVHNVLEYELDQTQGMKQKLSEALKEWLTSTSPAARDNQKLLINTILYLRTQANPNETSIADRLHWLEVNFSIAAAAATRCGMYKVALLFAELASTEITRQSRRSSAIQGLGDTSEILLDIFENIDDPDAYYGLTQDASLSTVLARLEYENDGTKSLAFRGAQYDSHLRRRDVASQQDGQALIKALSSLGLAGLSNSLLQTQQSLDGSSTSLDSTFITARRLEIWNLPAPAATENWAVTVYKAYQSMHQASDINMVRSAVHDGLTKTLKHLTGKSLNTLTLRHQLGALATLAELDDVLNTGDLSELNGIIEDFQARSKWMMSGQYDDVSRILSCRETTLSLWSQRHNLRPARLTPANARLAQIRGMLVSSDIYRFHRATQETLNLSTTLTDLIRPSEQMGLAVDAAIRMETANSLWDQGEMISSIRMLQNIDKESPLEKQTVPVSRSDLLSKIGYQVSVARLESPDTIQKNYLEPALKELKGKSEGKEAGRVYHQFAMFCDEQLQNPDGLEDLARLQNLERGKNDEVTQLKALIASTRDSQLKNKYSSHLSKAKQWLDLDQQELRRVEQTRSEFVRLSLQNYLLSLAASDEYNNDALRFTALWLECSEDDMVNEVVKRYLSKVPTRKFAPLINQLSSRLQHQEGLFQITLIGLVYSICLDHPYHGMYQIWSGVKARSIKNDEVALSRQKATDKIARAIKKSGASAAKIYLAINATSKVYHNLAMDRDAKKYKAGHKMNIKDSKAGLEFLAAFAEFPIPPPTMQMPLLASCDYSQVPMIVKFEPQMSIASGVSAPKIITAIGSDGRQYKQLVKGGNDDLRQDAIMEQVFAAVSELLKHHRATRQRNLGIRTYKVLPLTETTGVIEFVSNTIPLHEYLMPAHEIYYPKDLKGSHCRKEIMNAQSKSVDTRVAVYRKVTERFHPVMRYFFMEWFPDPDEWFARRTAYTRTTAAISMLGHVLGLGDRHGHNILLDTKTGEVVHIDLGVAFELGRILPVPELVPFRLTRDIVDGMGITKTEGVFRRCCEFTLDALREETYSIMTILDVLRYDPLYSWSMSPLRMARLQNVRVGAGEDDVVEAEDERRAGDKKSTKNLNEPSEADRALEVVRKKLSKTLSVMATVNDLINQATDERNLAVLFCGWAAYA